GTTGATGGCGTTGAGCGCATTTTTCTTGGATCGGACTTTATTTCCATTACAAGATCAGAATCTTCAGACTGGATTCTCTTAAAACCATCTCTGCTCAGCATCATTATGGAGCATTTTACCAAAGGCGCTCAAACGATCATTCTAACATCAAAAAAACAAGAGCCAGTTAAATCCTCAGCTCCACAAGATGAAATCTCTCATCAAATCGCAGAAATTATCAATGTCAAGGTTCGCCCTGCTATTGCTCAAGATGGCGGCGATATTACTTTTGAAAGATTTGAAAACGGAATTGTTTATGTTCATCTTAAAGGCGCCTGTGCTGGTTGCCCAAGCTCAACATTAACACTTAAATCTGGAATTGAAAACCTGCTCAAGCATTATGTGCCTGAAGTGATTGAAGTTCGTCAACAACTTGACTAAGAAGAAAGATTACCAATGGGCCCTCTGATATTCCAAAGAAGCTTTTCTCAGACTCTTTTTGTATCTCTTCAACGTCCATTACAAACGGCCCTGTACTCTTTCAGTCGAGTGACGTCCTTATCTCCTCATCCTTTTACACCTCTCACACAAAGACGTTGTATTGGTGATTCTAATGATTGGTGGAATCATGCCCTCAAACGTGTCACAAATAACATGCAATCTGCTTTTAACGATGACAAATCTACCCAGATTCCATTGCTCCAAAAATTTGTACCTCTTATAGGCAAAACATCACTGGAGCTCAGCAGTCAAAGCCAGATCCCCTTAAATCACTTCAATACACTCCCCCAGGATTCGCTGATTGCTCTTCGCCATCTTGTGATTAGACATGCAGGTTTTTCAAGTAAAGATATTGCCTGCCTCATCAATGCATCTCCTTATTTGCAAACGATTGATCTTGAAGCAAGCCCAAATCTCCTGACCTTTCAAGATTTCCGTTCTGATTTTGCATCTAGATTCACAGGAGGCGAGAAACATTATAGCCTCAAGCGCCTCAGACTTGCCAACGTTGGCGTAACGACTCAAGATATTATAACCTTCTTTGAATTCTGTCCAAGATTACAAGAGCTTGAGCTGAACAGAGTTTTACTAAAACCAAACGATCTCAAAAAGACAAACTTCGCTGCTCTTCCTTATGACACAAGAGCAAACCTTAAGGAACTCTATATTTTCAATGAAAATATTGTAGGCTTTGATATTTCTCACATGCTTGCTCATTTTCCGAATCTGAAACGCATTAGTCTTTCAGGTTGCGCCTATGTAACCACTGATCACATAGGCATTCTCCGAAAGCATTATCCAAAAGTCCTTTTTTTATAATCTTTTTTAGCGTTCATAAAAAAATTGAACTACCCGTGAAACACTTTTACACTGATTTCTGTTCAATCAATAACAATAATAAGGATCTTTTATGGTGACTTCCTCTCTTTTATACTGTGCGCGTACATTACCTAATCCCTTACTTCCTGCTTTAACTAAAAGCAATCGATTTGTTCCATTTTCTATTTTTACAACAAGACCTTTTGCGAGTGCGAGCCGAACGGCCTCTATTGCACAAACACAAGTACATACAACGCCCTTCCCTCTGCGAAAAAGACCTGTAAGGCTAAACCCTGACCTCATTGTTGATCATGCCATTATCAGTTACAAAGGCAACAAAGATATCAAGCCTACTTACTTTAGCTCTCTTATCCCAAATGATTTACCGAACCTCTCAAATATGAATCTCTCTGGTGTCGATATCGACTCAAAAGACTTAAATAGCATTTTTGGCGCCGCACCAAACCTTGTGTACCTCAACTTTGATTGGAATACAATCATCAAGCCAGGTGACATTGCAGAGAAACTCTCAACAGCCGCTAAGAACCTTAAATATCTAAAATGCATGCAAACAAAATTAAACAGCGTTGATATCAAACAACTCTTCTCACTCTCTCCAAATCTTGAAAAAGCAAGCCTACACTGCCTTGAAAACATTAAGCCTCATGAGTTTAAACGTCTCAACTTAGCACATGCGACCATTCAAGAGCTCAGCCTCTTTGGAACAAGAGTTGCCCTTGATGATGTAAAACAGATTCTGGGACATTTTCCGAAATTGAAAAAATTAGGACTTACACGTTGCCCTCATATCGACTCGCATGATATTATAGAATTGAAAGAATGCTATCCCCATATTCAATTTGTTTAACTAGTCCCTAACCAAAGGATCAACCATGTCGCAAGCACTCTCAACCGAAGATGCAAATCTTATTTTCAAAGAAGCCCGAACCTATCGTGCTTGGAAAAATACACCTGTTTCGCAAGGTCTCTTGACTGATATTTACAACCTCTGCAAATATGGACCAACAAGTGCGAATTGTTCACCTATGCGGATTACTTTTTTAACAACAGTCTCAGGCAAAGAAAGACTCAAACCGCATCTAGACCCAGGAAACGTTGATAAAACTATGTCAGCGCCTGTGACAGCAATCATTGCTTATGATCTCGATTTTTATGAGCGCATGGATGTCCTTTATCCTCACACCAATGCAAAAGCTTGGTTTGTCGGAAAACCTGACTTCATTAAAACAACAGCAGCCTTAAACAGCACACTTCAAGGTGGTTACTTTATCATTGCAGCACGAAGCTTTGGCCTTGATTGCGGCCCT
This sequence is a window from Alphaproteobacteria bacterium. Protein-coding genes within it:
- a CDS encoding NifU family protein encodes the protein MFIQTQDTPNPRTLKLLPGHVVSDSGNYDFPDLQSAQISPLAQQLFTVDGVERIFLGSDFISITRSESSDWILLKPSLLSIIMEHFTKGAQTIILTSKKQEPVKSSAPQDEISHQIAEIINVKVRPAIAQDGGDITFERFENGIVYVHLKGACAGCPSSTLTLKSGIENLLKHYVPEVIEVRQQLD
- a CDS encoding malonic semialdehyde reductase, giving the protein MSQALSTEDANLIFKEARTYRAWKNTPVSQGLLTDIYNLCKYGPTSANCSPMRITFLTTVSGKERLKPHLDPGNVDKTMSAPVTAIIAYDLDFYERMDVLYPHTNAKAWFVGKPDFIKTTAALNSTLQGGYFIIAARSFGLDCGPMTGFNNDGLDKEFFPDGKTKSVFLCNLGHGDGTNLAPRDPRLSFDEACQIL